Proteins encoded in a region of the Gemmatimonadaceae bacterium genome:
- a CDS encoding 3-hydroxyacyl-CoA dehydrogenase has product MPVAMTGATPVEAHAGTRRVAIVGAGIIGSSWALVFARAGWEVRVFARHATVRASLHDRVRQGASAARAIAPEVAPDEIVSRIALAGSLPDALHGAEWVQESVEEDEEVKRSLFAELDAQASTDAILASSTSSIGASRFAGELARRERVIVAHPATPPHLIPVVEMVPAPFTDEGVVAQAFATMRAVGQVPVRVNGERPGFVMNRLQGALLTEMFGVVRDGLMTPADVDALIRDGFGLRWAWLGPLQGVDLNAPGGIADYLSRYGFMFDQMARERGATEPVVTPPIVATLDRAMREQLPLDRLPQRLAWRDERMAALRALRARLR; this is encoded by the coding sequence ATGCCTGTCGCCATGACTGGCGCCACGCCTGTCGAAGCGCACGCCGGGACGCGGCGTGTGGCGATCGTGGGGGCGGGGATCATCGGGAGTTCGTGGGCGCTCGTCTTTGCGCGCGCCGGCTGGGAGGTGCGCGTCTTCGCGCGACACGCCACGGTGCGTGCCTCGCTGCACGATCGGGTTCGCCAGGGCGCGTCTGCCGCGCGCGCCATTGCCCCCGAGGTTGCCCCTGACGAGATCGTGTCGCGCATCGCGCTGGCGGGTTCGTTGCCTGACGCGCTGCACGGTGCGGAGTGGGTGCAGGAATCGGTGGAGGAGGATGAGGAGGTGAAGCGCTCGCTCTTCGCGGAGCTCGATGCGCAGGCAAGCACCGACGCCATCCTGGCGAGTTCGACGTCGTCGATCGGCGCGTCGCGATTCGCCGGCGAACTGGCGCGGCGCGAGCGCGTCATCGTGGCGCACCCGGCCACGCCGCCGCACCTGATACCGGTGGTCGAGATGGTACCGGCGCCATTCACCGACGAGGGCGTGGTGGCACAGGCCTTCGCGACGATGCGCGCGGTGGGGCAGGTCCCCGTGCGCGTGAACGGCGAGCGCCCGGGCTTCGTGATGAACCGCCTGCAGGGCGCGCTCCTCACCGAGATGTTCGGCGTGGTGCGCGACGGGCTCATGACGCCCGCCGACGTGGACGCACTGATACGGGACGGCTTCGGGTTGCGCTGGGCCTGGTTAGGTCCCCTGCAAGGCGTCGACCTCAACGCGCCGGGGGGCATTGCCGACTACCTCTCACGCTACGGCTTCATGTTCGACCAGATGGCGCGCGAGCGCGGAGCCACCGAGCCGGTGGTGACGCCACCGATCGTCGCGACGCTGGACCGGGCGATGCGCGAGCAGCTTCCGCTGGACCGGCTGCCGCAGCGCCTGGCGTGGCGCGACGAACGGATGGCGGCGTTGCGGGCGCTGCGCGCGCGGTTGCGTTAG